In the genome of Paenibacillus sp. FSL R5-0766, one region contains:
- the fliD gene encoding flagellar filament capping protein FliD: MVTRINGFSGMDVDSMVKSMMVAKRIPLDKLNQEKQVLEWKRDSYREINSKLVDFRTNKLIDKYGKSAALNTQKAVVSGNSDALKAEASATANGIDMKVSITQLATKKTVETFGLDVPVASTKTLADLQIMKENIDPATLTDADRTALNAEEFKFSINGVSFVDSNGKSLFTGSTSIATMVATINGNAKANVTAKYDEISGKLIINSKTSGTDGKADLVATDDNSLLDLFNQKYDSGTDGPEKYKTTNAVDAKFSVNGRDYTDKSNTVTINGVQLTLQKTTADPADPSKDIPVSITTSSDTETALQTIKSFVEDYNSLITLLNTKLDENKYRDFKPLTDEQKTAMKDTDITNWTDKAKSGLLKNDDILRSALSNMRGIISGQVVALSEMGITMGSYNSGGKIVLDEVVLKKALTENPQKAVDLFQGTGSEANNGIFDKLADKISGSLDSLVTRVGTSKFSADLTVSYKEESAMGRKLKEYNNRITNMLTILENTETRYYKQFTAMETAMNKLSSQSSSLFSTTS; the protein is encoded by the coding sequence ATGGTTACACGTATTAACGGCTTCTCCGGTATGGACGTGGATAGCATGGTTAAAAGTATGATGGTTGCGAAACGAATTCCCCTGGATAAACTAAATCAGGAAAAGCAAGTTCTTGAATGGAAACGGGATAGCTATAGAGAAATTAATAGCAAGCTCGTAGACTTTCGTACAAATAAATTAATTGACAAGTATGGTAAGAGTGCAGCATTAAATACACAAAAAGCTGTAGTGAGTGGGAATTCAGATGCCCTTAAAGCAGAAGCTTCAGCTACTGCCAACGGAATCGATATGAAAGTCAGTATTACGCAATTAGCAACCAAGAAGACAGTTGAAACCTTCGGGCTTGATGTACCAGTAGCCAGCACTAAGACGCTAGCTGATTTACAGATTATGAAAGAAAACATAGATCCAGCTACACTCACAGATGCTGATCGAACTGCCCTTAACGCCGAAGAGTTTAAATTCTCTATAAACGGCGTGAGCTTTGTAGATAGTAACGGTAAGTCATTGTTCACCGGATCTACGTCCATCGCTACGATGGTTGCTACGATTAATGGTAATGCCAAAGCTAACGTTACTGCCAAGTATGATGAGATAAGTGGGAAACTGATTATCAACTCTAAAACGAGTGGGACAGATGGTAAGGCAGATCTTGTAGCAACAGATGATAATAGTTTGCTTGACCTCTTTAATCAAAAATATGATTCAGGAACAGATGGTCCTGAGAAATATAAAACAACAAATGCTGTAGACGCAAAATTCAGTGTTAACGGCAGAGATTATACGGACAAGAGCAATACTGTTACCATTAACGGTGTGCAGTTAACTCTTCAGAAGACAACAGCAGATCCGGCGGACCCGTCTAAGGACATACCTGTTAGCATTACGACATCGAGTGATACTGAAACTGCTTTACAAACCATTAAGAGCTTTGTAGAGGACTATAACTCGTTAATAACGTTGTTGAATACCAAGTTAGACGAAAATAAATATCGTGACTTCAAACCGTTGACTGACGAACAAAAGACGGCAATGAAAGATACGGATATTACCAACTGGACTGACAAAGCTAAGAGTGGTCTATTGAAAAATGATGACATTTTAAGATCAGCGCTTTCTAATATGAGAGGCATTATATCGGGTCAAGTCGTGGCTTTGTCTGAGATGGGGATTACAATGGGGTCCTACAACTCAGGAGGCAAAATTGTTCTGGATGAAGTCGTCTTGAAAAAAGCTTTGACTGAGAATCCTCAAAAAGCAGTTGATCTGTTCCAGGGCACAGGCAGTGAGGCGAATAATGGTATTTTTGACAAGTTGGCAGACAAAATATCAGGTTCGTTGGATAGTCTCGTTACACGTGTCGGAACCAGTAAATTCTCAGCTGATCTCACAGTCAGTTACAAAGAAGAAAGTGCTATGGGTAGGAAACTCAAAGAGTACAATAATCGAATTACTAATATGCTCACAATTCTAGAAAATACAGAGACTCGTTATTATAAACAGTTCACTGCGATGGAAACAGCAATGAACAAACTCAGTTCACAGTCGTCCAGTCTATTCTCTACCACCAGCTAA
- a CDS encoding flagellar protein FlaG: MNVQFSFSASGAVNGQPRPEVAPVQSASDSISSASAIKSYKDLSNKESQGAKISVADEQLIKTIERAVQSLQGPETTLEISVHEKTHDIMVKVMNKDTGELIREIPPEKTLDLVAKMMEIAGILVDEKI; the protein is encoded by the coding sequence ATGAATGTACAGTTTTCCTTCTCTGCATCCGGCGCAGTTAACGGACAGCCCCGACCAGAAGTAGCTCCTGTTCAAAGTGCAAGTGATTCAATATCTTCAGCGTCAGCTATTAAAAGTTATAAAGACCTAAGCAACAAAGAAAGCCAAGGTGCCAAAATTTCAGTTGCGGACGAACAACTGATTAAAACAATTGAACGTGCGGTGCAATCATTGCAGGGCCCTGAAACAACTTTGGAAATCAGTGTACATGAGAAGACCCATGATATTATGGTGAAAGTGATGAATAAAGATACGGGAGAGCTTATCCGTGAGATTCCACCAGAAAAAACGCTGGACTTGGTTGCCAAGATGATGGAGATTGCAGGTATATTGGTAGACGAGAAAATATAA
- a CDS encoding flagellin: protein MIINHNITALNTHRQLSTNSAATSKNIEKLSSGLRINRAGDDAAGLAISEKMRGQIRGLDMASKNAQDGISLIQTAEGALSETHSILQRVRELSVQSANGTNTEEDRKALQSEVTQLKSEIDRIGDTTEFNTKKLLNGALKTSGASVGLDSTTGTTVGKQTAASLTGTAAMNSAALVATGDFVSEKIKIDGTEITVDWQNLSTEEQNIITAGTGTGATDTGMKAAADLIVSKINEAIDKSGANVAHISGYVSADTLVLESGSKGTASEIKTASATASIAGKFLAAAGATGATGASTYNGTDVASGDQFNFQIGDTKLQATLTGAIDNTTTMAAAATQLQTDINTAIAAANTAAGATKDGDFGFIKDVKVNALSDGRFEIVSESGPINLQDLAGQSTVKDLGLSQAQTDASGNGGVTFQIGANKGQSITFGVNDMRSAALGVAGVDISTTAGASNAITSLDKAISSVSSERAKLGAVQNRLEHTINNLNTSSENLTAAESRVRDVDMAKEMMEQTKNNILAQAAQAMLAQANQQPQGVLQLLR, encoded by the coding sequence ATGATTATCAACCATAATATTACGGCGTTGAACACTCACCGCCAACTGTCCACTAACTCTGCTGCAACTAGCAAAAACATCGAGAAATTGTCTTCCGGTCTTCGTATCAACCGTGCTGGTGACGATGCTGCAGGCTTGGCAATCTCCGAAAAAATGCGCGGTCAAATCCGCGGTTTGGATATGGCTTCCAAAAATGCTCAAGATGGTATCTCTTTGATCCAAACAGCTGAGGGCGCATTGAGCGAAACTCACTCCATCCTGCAACGTGTACGTGAACTTTCCGTTCAATCCGCTAACGGTACGAACACTGAAGAAGATCGTAAAGCATTGCAAAGCGAAGTAACACAATTGAAATCAGAAATCGACCGTATCGGTGATACTACTGAGTTCAATACGAAGAAATTGCTGAACGGTGCTTTGAAAACTTCTGGTGCTTCTGTAGGTTTGGATTCTACTACAGGAACTACTGTTGGGAAACAAACAGCTGCCTCATTAACAGGTACAGCAGCAATGAACTCTGCAGCATTGGTTGCTACAGGAGATTTTGTAAGTGAAAAAATTAAAATTGATGGTACTGAAATCACTGTAGATTGGCAGAACCTTTCCACTGAAGAACAAAACATTATTACAGCTGGAACTGGAACTGGTGCAACTGACACTGGTATGAAAGCTGCAGCTGACCTGATTGTTAGCAAAATCAATGAAGCTATTGATAAATCAGGAGCAAATGTAGCACATATTTCTGGCTATGTAAGTGCAGATACTTTGGTTCTTGAAAGTGGATCTAAAGGAACTGCCTCGGAAATCAAAACTGCAAGTGCAACCGCATCGATCGCTGGTAAGTTCTTGGCAGCAGCAGGTGCAACCGGTGCAACCGGTGCTAGTACTTATAACGGAACAGATGTTGCATCAGGTGACCAATTCAACTTCCAAATTGGAGATACTAAACTTCAAGCAACATTGACGGGTGCTATTGATAACACAACCACAATGGCTGCAGCAGCAACACAATTGCAAACGGATATTAACACAGCTATTGCGGCTGCTAATACTGCAGCTGGAGCAACTAAAGACGGAGATTTCGGTTTTATCAAAGATGTTAAAGTAAATGCTCTGTCCGATGGTCGTTTTGAAATCGTAAGTGAGAGCGGTCCAATTAACTTGCAGGATTTGGCTGGTCAATCAACTGTGAAAGATCTGGGTCTCTCCCAGGCTCAAACGGATGCTTCTGGCAACGGCGGCGTTACATTCCAAATCGGTGCAAACAAAGGTCAAAGCATCACTTTCGGTGTGAATGACATGCGTTCCGCTGCTCTGGGTGTAGCTGGTGTAGACATCTCTACTACAGCTGGCGCTTCCAACGCAATTACTTCTTTGGATAAAGCAATCAGCTCCGTTTCCAGCGAGCGCGCTAAATTGGGTGCGGTTCAGAACCGTCTGGAACACACAATCAACAACTTGAACACATCTTCCGAGAACCTGACTGCAGCTGAGTCCCGTGTACGTGACGTAGACATGGCTAAAGAAATGATGGAACAAACGAAGAACAACATCCTTGCACAAGCTGCACAAGCGATGTTGGCTCAAGCGAACCAACAACCACAAGGCGTTCTGCAATTGCTTCGTTAA
- the csrA gene encoding carbon storage regulator CsrA — MLVLSRKKGESIIIQDQIEVTVLAVEGDTVRIGISAPKHIDIFRQEIYASIQEANRESATPLAANIEAFMERLRNTDIKKD, encoded by the coding sequence ATGCTGGTATTATCACGTAAAAAAGGCGAGTCTATTATCATTCAGGATCAGATTGAGGTGACTGTACTCGCTGTTGAGGGAGATACAGTACGTATTGGAATCTCCGCACCCAAGCATATTGATATATTCAGACAGGAAATATATGCATCCATTCAAGAGGCCAATCGGGAGTCTGCAACCCCGCTAGCAGCCAATATTGAAGCCTTTATGGAACGTCTACGAAATACAGATATCAAAAAAGATTAA
- the fliW gene encoding flagellar assembly protein FliW, producing MWGSLEVKTEDVYQFPKGLPGFEEETEFALVPWEDTPFSYLQSTREPGLAFLLVSPFTFVPDYSFELGEVDKEELEIVEQVSVYSMVTIHSQANKSTMNLLAPVVLNPEQHLGKQVVLHQSSYDTRHLIWAEDDAKSVKGGV from the coding sequence ATGTGGGGATCATTAGAGGTCAAAACGGAAGATGTATATCAATTTCCTAAAGGTTTGCCCGGATTTGAAGAGGAAACCGAGTTTGCATTGGTTCCTTGGGAAGATACCCCTTTCAGTTACTTGCAATCTACAAGGGAGCCGGGACTAGCATTCCTCTTGGTAAGCCCATTTACTTTTGTACCGGATTATAGTTTTGAATTGGGAGAGGTAGATAAGGAAGAATTGGAGATTGTGGAGCAAGTGTCTGTATACTCTATGGTCACGATTCATTCACAGGCGAATAAATCAACAATGAATCTGCTTGCACCCGTAGTTCTTAATCCCGAACAACATTTAGGTAAGCAAGTCGTGCTCCATCAGTCTTCTTACGATACACGTCATCTGATCTGGGCAGAAGACGATGCCAAATCAGTGAAAGGTGGAGTGTAA
- a CDS encoding DUF6470 family protein yields the protein MSTLPVLQIRTTPTLLSIDADPGQFSMRQPKAEVQLNTRPAKLTVESHPMRLSVDQSRAFSAYTGGNMIDMNARIYSGIQQIFLQNMAERVQQGNELAAIHKPGNTIANIIGSDWQARPFPETRTPASSGNVETRVYTQAPDINFTPAVSEMNVIVNRPEIEYNRGKLDIYVKQYASIQYTPPAIDIGF from the coding sequence TTGAGTACTCTTCCCGTCCTTCAGATTAGGACAACGCCGACTTTATTAAGTATTGATGCTGATCCAGGACAGTTCTCCATGCGTCAACCCAAAGCTGAGGTACAGTTGAACACAAGACCTGCCAAGCTAACGGTGGAGAGTCATCCGATGAGACTGAGTGTAGATCAGAGCAGGGCATTCTCTGCTTACACGGGCGGCAACATGATCGATATGAATGCACGGATATATTCAGGCATTCAACAGATATTTTTGCAAAATATGGCTGAACGAGTTCAGCAGGGCAATGAATTGGCTGCAATTCATAAGCCTGGGAATACCATTGCGAATATTATTGGCTCAGACTGGCAGGCAAGGCCATTCCCAGAAACGCGGACACCCGCTTCTTCTGGGAACGTGGAGACTCGTGTTTATACTCAGGCACCGGATATCAACTTCACTCCAGCTGTCTCGGAAATGAATGTCATTGTGAATAGACCGGAGATTGAGTATAATCGTGGCAAGCTTGATATCTATGTGAAGCAGTATGCATCGATTCAGTACACACCACCTGCCATAGATATCGGATTCTAG
- the flgL gene encoding flagellar hook-associated protein FlgL translates to MRITNNMLSSQLLLNLNRNAQQMNNTQTQLATGRKINKPSDDPVGITYSLRYRAELSSNDQYQKNVDSAISWLEFNDTVMNQAGNAIQRLRELTVQASTGTNPQSALDSINEEVKQLKEQLIDISNSKLNGKYIFNGETYDVKPYDFPANPDGTLDTTNATSVVTDKGKINFIVGESVQLPINVSGNEVFGTETEEDNLFNIVNNIMKALTEGNQKELSNQLDNIDSRTDKMLAIRSEIGAKTNRVDLMMGRLDDLGINLTDLQSKVEDADYAELAMQSKIQENIYNASLSAGAKIISPSLVDFLR, encoded by the coding sequence ATGAGAATAACGAATAACATGCTCAGTTCACAACTGCTTTTGAACTTAAACCGGAATGCACAGCAGATGAACAACACCCAGACCCAACTGGCAACAGGTCGCAAGATCAACAAACCTTCGGACGATCCGGTAGGTATCACTTACTCCCTTCGTTATCGTGCAGAACTTTCATCGAACGATCAATATCAGAAAAACGTAGATAGTGCTATATCATGGCTTGAGTTTAATGATACGGTTATGAATCAGGCGGGTAACGCCATACAGCGCCTGCGCGAGTTAACGGTACAAGCTTCGACAGGAACGAATCCGCAGTCAGCGCTGGACAGTATCAATGAAGAGGTCAAACAGTTGAAAGAGCAGCTGATTGATATCTCAAACAGTAAACTTAACGGAAAATATATTTTTAATGGCGAGACATATGATGTTAAACCTTATGATTTCCCGGCTAATCCAGACGGTACTTTAGATACAACGAATGCTACTTCTGTTGTGACAGATAAAGGGAAGATTAACTTCATCGTAGGCGAAAGTGTTCAATTGCCTATTAACGTGAGTGGTAATGAAGTGTTTGGCACAGAAACGGAAGAAGATAACTTGTTCAACATCGTGAACAACATCATGAAAGCTCTCACAGAAGGAAATCAAAAAGAGCTATCCAATCAGTTGGACAATATTGATAGCCGTACGGACAAGATGCTTGCGATCCGTTCTGAGATTGGTGCCAAAACGAACCGGGTTGATCTGATGATGGGACGTTTGGATGATCTCGGCATTAACCTGACAGATCTGCAATCCAAAGTCGAGGATGCAGATTATGCGGAACTGGCGATGCAATCCAAGATTCAGGAAAACATCTATAACGCTTCTTTGTCTGCAGGTGCCAAAATTATCTCTCCATCATTGGTGGACTTCTTAAGATAA
- the flgK gene encoding flagellar hook-associated protein FlgK, whose protein sequence is MTSTFHSIETAKRSLFTQTTALSTTGHNVANANTEGYSRQKVNMQASIPMEPFAFLHSTTPGQLGTGVEFDSITRVREKFLDDQYRNENTNFGSWSIQRDTLEKLEAIVNEPSDTGFRTVMDNFYKSWSDLSKNPEDVTARRIVKETTLALTDAMNQISRQLDALSQDLDSNIAVKSNEIQGYLGNIANLNSAIVKIESLGDNANDLRDQRDLMTDKLSKIMNITVTDSQQGYQIQMNGQALVTGGAVQVAVDPAFLNDAYTAGTLTNGEVHGMIKSRDTLVSDYRKQMDDLANTLANGDIEITLPAGSVLPDNTILDGVTYTGAARTLATDLKVTVKGLNGLHQLGYSMDGTNSGGVPFFTAAGGGTAITAGNISLNAEILADPNKIATSLRTSDASGTETVIKGNNTLAILLANLKDTPMKSADGLRNATIGAQFSAIVGQLGVQSQEAARQTSNSEFLVEQVDTRRQSVSGVSLDEEMSNMIKFQHAYNASARFMTTYDELLDKLINSTGTVGR, encoded by the coding sequence GTGACATCTACATTTCATTCAATCGAAACGGCTAAACGCAGTTTGTTCACACAGACGACAGCTCTTAGCACAACAGGCCATAACGTAGCCAATGCCAACACGGAAGGGTACTCACGCCAAAAGGTAAACATGCAGGCATCCATTCCAATGGAGCCATTTGCATTTCTGCATAGCACAACACCAGGACAGCTCGGTACAGGGGTGGAGTTCGACTCCATTACCCGTGTGCGCGAGAAATTTCTGGATGACCAATATCGTAATGAAAACACCAACTTCGGGAGTTGGTCCATTCAACGAGACACGCTTGAGAAACTTGAAGCTATTGTCAACGAGCCTTCAGACACCGGATTTCGGACTGTTATGGATAACTTCTACAAATCATGGTCAGATCTGAGTAAAAACCCTGAGGATGTTACGGCACGCCGGATTGTCAAGGAAACCACACTTGCTCTTACGGATGCAATGAATCAGATTAGCCGCCAATTGGATGCGCTCAGTCAGGATTTGGACAGTAATATCGCTGTGAAAAGTAATGAGATTCAAGGTTACCTTGGTAACATTGCAAACCTCAATAGTGCCATCGTGAAAATTGAGTCTCTTGGCGACAATGCCAACGATTTGCGTGACCAACGTGATCTGATGACCGATAAGCTGTCCAAAATCATGAATATTACGGTCACTGATTCTCAACAAGGATACCAGATCCAGATGAATGGACAGGCACTCGTTACAGGCGGTGCAGTACAAGTGGCGGTAGATCCTGCTTTTCTGAATGATGCATATACTGCGGGCACACTCACCAATGGTGAAGTTCATGGCATGATCAAGTCCAGAGATACATTGGTAAGTGATTACCGTAAACAAATGGATGACTTAGCTAATACGCTTGCCAACGGTGATATTGAGATTACTCTTCCTGCGGGTTCTGTCTTGCCGGATAATACTATCCTGGATGGTGTTACATACACGGGTGCAGCACGGACACTAGCTACAGATCTCAAGGTTACGGTCAAAGGTCTGAACGGACTACATCAGCTTGGATACAGCATGGATGGAACTAATTCTGGAGGAGTCCCATTCTTTACAGCAGCGGGTGGTGGAACAGCCATTACAGCTGGCAATATTTCATTGAACGCAGAGATCCTGGCTGATCCGAATAAGATTGCGACTTCGCTCCGTACATCGGATGCTTCTGGTACAGAGACTGTAATCAAAGGTAACAATACACTTGCCATTTTACTTGCGAATCTGAAAGATACACCGATGAAATCAGCGGATGGTTTACGTAATGCAACGATCGGTGCACAATTCAGTGCCATTGTGGGACAACTGGGGGTACAATCTCAGGAAGCTGCACGTCAGACATCCAACTCGGAGTTCCTGGTTGAGCAGGTGGACACCCGTCGTCAATCCGTAAGTGGCGTATCTTTGGATGAAGAGATGTCCAATATGATCAAGTTCCAGCATGCATATAATGCATCTGCTCGATTTATGACCACATATGATGAATTACTTGATAAGTTGATTAACTCCACTGGGACAGTAGGCAGATAA
- a CDS encoding flagellar protein FlgN → MAALDRLIAVLQQMEQSHRDMLGLSEVKRQVIVKNDVDELIAILNKESRFMKQQEPLEIERQSAVHELLQERGIKSMLNLNITEISKLIFDPADKLRLLEVQKKLAGTLQELKEINQLNQKLIEQSLMFIDLSMDIFASRPEQDATYQHPADKNGNPGRIGLFDTRA, encoded by the coding sequence ATGGCAGCACTGGATAGATTAATTGCAGTTTTGCAGCAAATGGAACAAAGTCACCGTGATATGCTGGGACTCAGCGAGGTCAAGAGACAGGTCATTGTCAAAAACGATGTGGATGAACTCATTGCCATTCTGAATAAAGAATCCCGTTTCATGAAACAACAGGAGCCATTGGAGATTGAACGGCAGAGCGCAGTTCACGAATTGCTTCAGGAGCGTGGGATCAAGTCCATGCTGAACCTGAACATTACGGAGATCTCGAAGCTGATTTTTGATCCGGCTGACAAACTGCGATTGCTTGAAGTCCAGAAGAAGCTGGCGGGAACACTGCAGGAGTTAAAGGAAATCAATCAACTGAATCAAAAGTTGATCGAGCAATCGTTGATGTTTATTGATCTCTCAATGGACATCTTTGCTTCTCGGCCAGAACAGGATGCCACATATCAGCATCCTGCTGATAAGAACGGCAATCCAGGGCGAATCGGTCTGTTTGACACGCGTGCCTGA
- the flgM gene encoding flagellar biosynthesis anti-sigma factor FlgM, translating into MKINEPSRIGAINSYQRNVESNQQADAKKSRRKDEVSISPEAMKMLEEQGRTQDAGRIQRIQELKEQVSSGTYQVDSSKLADKLLPYFKSFDKE; encoded by the coding sequence ATGAAAATCAATGAACCGAGTAGAATTGGCGCCATCAATTCATATCAAAGGAACGTTGAATCCAATCAGCAAGCTGATGCCAAGAAGAGCCGCCGTAAGGACGAGGTATCCATTTCTCCGGAGGCGATGAAGATGCTTGAGGAACAAGGGCGTACACAGGATGCAGGACGCATTCAGCGGATACAGGAACTCAAAGAACAGGTCAGTTCGGGAACGTATCAGGTAGATAGTAGCAAGCTTGCTGACAAATTGCTACCGTATTTTAAGTCTTTTGATAAGGAATAG
- a CDS encoding TIGR03826 family flagellar region protein yields the protein MNLGNCPRCGKLYALNFRDVCSNCIKEMEQEYQICVDYLRENKGTNIQELSDATDVSIKTITKFIREGRISIENAPNMMYPCEVCGTLIREGHMCDSCRHRLTKDLASAARDVGQKDNGNIGGRTYNAVDKLRDS from the coding sequence ATGAATCTGGGTAATTGTCCTCGCTGTGGTAAATTATATGCGTTGAATTTTCGAGATGTATGCTCGAATTGTATTAAAGAAATGGAACAGGAATATCAGATCTGTGTAGATTATTTGCGCGAAAACAAAGGCACCAATATTCAGGAACTATCTGATGCAACAGATGTTTCGATCAAAACCATTACCAAGTTCATCCGTGAGGGACGGATTTCCATCGAAAATGCCCCGAATATGATGTATCCTTGTGAAGTATGCGGAACATTGATTCGTGAAGGTCATATGTGTGACTCTTGTCGTCATCGCTTGACGAAAGACTTAGCTAGTGCAGCTCGTGATGTAGGTCAGAAGGATAACGGCAATATAGGCGGACGAACCTACAATGCTGTCGACAAACTACGCGATTCATAG